In a single window of the Chionomys nivalis chromosome 11, mChiNiv1.1, whole genome shotgun sequence genome:
- the LOC130883606 gene encoding LOW QUALITY PROTEIN: antizyme inhibitor 2-like (The sequence of the model RefSeq protein was modified relative to this genomic sequence to represent the inferred CDS: substituted 1 base at 1 genomic stop codon), with protein sequence MSTGPGSPREQLGATGILWSSEPSILGPEESAWQLVLRKIQEFTIAGRQDPFMVADLDVLVGRHQTFLQALPQVQPFYAVKCNSNPWVLFILAALGTGFDCASQGELEQVLGLGVAPSRIIFANPCKAISHIQYAARSGVQLLTFDSEEELAKVAXHHPGARLVLRIQARDSQSTFPLNAKFGAQLEACAHLLQAAKELGLAVVGASFHVGSDCQTPQSYRQAIADCHCVFEMGRRVGHCMSLLDLGGGFPGTEGSEAKFEEIATVINAARAQYFPEGTGVQVIAEPGRFYAESVCTAAVNIIAKKASLEPGGHRKMAYYLNEGYYGAFRIFLREPVPRIPIVVNEFPSEPLFFPCTLYGPTCDAFDRLSLKEVLLPELDVGDWLIFPDMGAYKTSMSSTFNGFPIITVYDAVGPQLRSLLETAP encoded by the exons ATGAGCACCGGCCCTGGGAGCCCCAGGGAGCAGCTGGGAGCCACAGGAATCCTGTGGTCATCAGAGCCCAGTATCCTGGGGCCAGAGGAATCTGCCTGGCAGCTGGTCCTGAGGAAGATCCAGGAATTCACCATTGCG GGCCGCCAAGACCCCTTCATGGTTGCTGACTTGGATGTGCTGGTCGGCCGCCACCAGACCTTCCTCCAGGCCCTGCCCCAAGTCCAGCCCTTCTATGCAGTGAAATGCAACAGCAACCCCTGGGTgctgttcatcctggctgccctgggcACTGGCTTTGATTGTGCCAGTCAG GGGGAGCTGGAGCAAGTGCTGGGCTTGGGCGTAGCCCCCTCACGAATCATCTTCGCCAACCCCTGCAAGGCTATCTCCCACATCCAGTATGCAGCCCGTAGTGGGGTGCAGCTTCTGACCTTCGACAGTGAGGAGGAACTGGCTAAGGTGGCCTAGCACCACCCTGGGGCCAG GTTGGTCCTCCGGATACAGGCCCGGGACAGTCAAAGCACCTTCCCACTGAATGCCAAGTTTGGAGCTCAGCTGGAGGCATGCGCACACTTGCTTCAGGCTGCCAAAGAGCTGGGGTTGGCCGTGGTGGGGGCCTC CTTCCACGTGGGTTCCGACTGCCAGACACCCCAGAGCTATAGGCAGGCCATCGCTGACTGCCATTGTGTATTTGAGATGGGCCGCAGGGTGGGTCACTGCATGAGCCTCCTGGATCTCGGAGGAGGCTTCCCTGGAACTGAGGGCTCTGAAGCTAAATTTGAGGAG ATAGCTACAGTGATCAATGCTGCCCGGGCCCAGTACTTCCCGGAGGGGACTGGTGTCCAGGTCATCGCAGAGCCTGGCCGCTTTTATGCGGAGTCTGTATGCACAGCTGCCGTGAACATCATAGCCAAGAAGGCCTCCCTGGAGCCGG GAGGCCACAGGAAGATGGCATACTATCTCAATGAGGGCTATTATGGTGCCTTCCGAATCTTCCTCAGGGAACCTGTCCCCAGGATACCCATTGTGGTGAAC GAGTTCCCCTCAGagcccctcttcttcccctgcACCCTCTATGGCCCCACATGCGATGCCTTTGACAGGCTCTCCTTGAAGGAGGTCCTGCTGCCGGAGCTGGATGTGGGCGACTGGCTGATTTTCCCTGACATGGGTGCATACAAGACCTCCATGAGTTCTACCTTCAATGGCTTCCCGATCATAACGGTCTACGATGCTGTGGGTCCCCAGCTCAG GAGCCTACTGGAGACAGCACCTTAG